GCCAACCACGGCGAATACACCCGGGACTGCGGCCTCGCGCTGCACGACGGGCGCAAGTACTGGGAGGCGGGCACCAGTCAGATGCACGTCGGGTTCACGCCCGACAAGGTCTCCGACATCGTCGAGCGCGGCAACCGTCTGGTGCCGGAAGTGGTGGGCCGGGTCTGCGAGTCGCTCGACCTCAAGACCGACGACCTGGATCTGCTGATCACCAACCAGCCCAACCGGATGTTCCTGAAGCAGTGGCAGGAGCGGCTCTCCATCGGCCCCGACCGCCATCTGGACACCTTCGACCGGTTCGGCAACCTCTTCGGCGCGGCCGTCCCCATCACCCTCGACCACGGCATCCGCGAGGGCCGGGTCAAGGACGGCAGCCTGCTGATGCTGGCGGGCTTCGCCCACGCCGGTGACTTCGCGGGAGCCGCCGCCGTGCACTGGCGGGCGGGAGGCACGCGGGGGTGACCCACGGGCCCCCGGGGGCGGCGGTTCGCGCCGCCCCCGGTCGTCCCGCAGATCACGGCAGCTCGCCTGACCCACGAGGAGAGTCCATGACCCGCCCCAAAGCCGTCGTCATCGGTGCCGGCATCGGCGGCCTGACCACCGCCCTCGCCCTGCACCGGCGCGGCTGGGACATCACCGTCCTGGAACGCGCCCCCACCCTGGCACCGATCGGTGCCGCCCTGACCCTGGCCCCCAACGCACAGCGCGCGCTCGCCGCCCTCGACCTCGGCGACGAGATCACCGCCCTCGCGGCGTGGCAGGGCGACGGCCTGATGTGCGATCCGCGGGGCCGCACGCTGACCCGCACGAACAGCTCGGCCGTCGCCGCCCGGTTCGGCGGACCCCTGGTCGTGCTGCGCCGCAGCGACCTGGTCGACCTGATCGTCGAGCGGCTGCCCGAAGGCGTCCTGCACACCGGCGAAGCGGCCTACCTCGCGGATGCGGGCTCCGCCGACCGCACGGCACACGTCAGCACTCCCCGAGGCGTGTACGAGGCGGATCTCGTCGTCGCCGCCGACGGCGTCCACTCCAAGACGCGCGGCATCCTGTTCCCCGCCCACCCGGGACCCGCCTACGGCGGCTGGACCGTCTGGCGCATCCTCGCACCGATGCCAGGACCCGGCTTCGTGCCGCACGAGTCCTGGGGCGGCGGCCTCGTATGGGGCAGCCTCGTCCGGGACCCGGACAGCGTGTTCATCTACGCCTGCGCCGCGACCGAGGCGGGCGGCCGGTCCCCCGACGGCGAGAAGGCCGAACTGCTCAGGCGCTTCGGCGACTGGCACGACCCCATACCGGCCCTGATCGACTCGGTCGGCGAGGACGAGATCCTGCGCCACGACGTCCACCACATGGACGTGCCGCTCGACTCGTTCCACCGGGGCCGCACCGCGCTCCTCGGGGACGCGGCCCACGCCATGGTGCCGACCCTGGGGCAGGGCGCCAACATGGCGATCGAGGACGCCGTGGTCCTCGCCCATCACGCCCTGCCGGGCGGAAATCCCCTGCCCGCCCTCGCCGCCTACGACCGCGATCGCAGGCCGCGTACGACCGCGATGGTGCGGCGCGCGGAACGCATCCTGAAGCTGACGTCACTGCGCTCCCGGGCGGCCGTCTCGATGCGCGACGCGGTGTTCAGGGCCGCCTCGAAGGCCATCCCCGGCCTGCTCCTGCGCGGCTTCGACGGAATCGCCGACTGGCATCCGCCGACCGCGCGGATCCCGGTGGCCGAGCGCCACCCCCTGTGACCCGGGCGGCCCGCCGGCCGTCCGTCTGCTCAACCCCTGCGCGGTGTCACCACACCGCGATGTCAACACACCCGCAACAGAAGGAAATTGACTGTGCGTCACACCATCAAGGCCAGCACCGTTGCCACCGCCGTCCTGTTCGCAGGCGGCATCGCTCTCGCCACCCCCTCCGCCGCGGCCCCCACCGCCACCCAGACCGTGACGGCGTCGTACGACTGCGGCAGCTACGGCGTGTCCGACCTGACGATCGAGGCGTCGGCCGCGAACGGCACCGGCTCCGTCAAGATCTCCACCAGCGGCGGCCTGGCCCCGGTCGACATCCCGGCGAACTCGATCACCGCCACGCTGCGCCTTGAGCGGGCGGGCGGCGGCACGGTGGACTTCACCGGCACCGCCAACGACGCGGCCGCCGCCGGGCAGCCGGTGACCATCGGCGCGCTGACCGGTGCGGTGTCCGCGGGCGACAGCCTCGACTCCTACATCCCGGCCGCGGGTTCCTCCGACGTCTCGCTGAGCCTGAACATCCTGGGCACGGACAACACCTGCAAGGCCGTCTCGAAGCAGACGCCGGGCCCGATCGTCTTCTGACCTGACCTGACCTGACCTGACCCAGCTGACCCAGCTGACCTTTGGGGGCCTGACTGTGCGCACAGTCAGGCCCTCACGGCTGCCGCCCGCGCCGCGTCGCTCCGGTGCACCACGACGGGTGCCGTGTCGGCCGCCGGACGGGCCAGCGCGGCCAGGCAGTCCACCCCGACCGCCCCGACCCGCACATCACGCACCGCCCAGCGCTCCGGGCCGCCTCCGGCAGCACCACCACTGCCCGCCGCCCGCTCCACGACCGCCGAGTCCTGCCACGGCCGTACCGCGACGGCCGCGAGATCCGTCCCGAGCCCGACGCCCCAGGCCTTGGCCACGGCCTCCTTCCGCACCCAGCAGCGCATCAGCGCCTCGTCCCGCTCCACGCCCTCCCGGGCGGCGGCGACATGGACCCGCTCCTCAGGCGTGAGGGCACGGCGGGCCACCGCAGGCGCCTCGGGTGCGCTCCGGCGCTCCAGGTCGACGCCGACGGGCACCCCGTACGAGAGGGCGAGCATCCACCACTCCCCGGAGCGCGACACGCTCGTCCGCCACTCGGTGCGCGGCAGGCGGACGTAGGGAGGGCCGTGGCGGTCGCTCCCGCATCCCGGGCATCGCGCGACACCCCAGACCACCCCGGACGGCTCGACGTCGAGCCACCCCGCGACCGTGCGCCGGACCGCGGCGCGGGCACCCGCGTACCGGGCCCGCGTCACCTCGTCCCGGAACCGTTCGAACCGGCGCGTCTCCCGCTCGTCCAGGAGCGCCACGTCCCGCTCGGCCACGGCGTCGGGCACCCGCCCGGCCCAGATGTGGACGCCCGCGCGCCCGGCCCCGGCCCTCACCCGACCTGCTGGATGGCGCGTACGACATGTACCCGTGAGCCGCATTCCAGCTTCTGCATCACCACACGCAGGTGGTTGGTGACGGTCCACTCCGAGATGCCGAGCTGCCTGCCGATCTGCCGGTTGGTCATGCCCTCGGCGACGAGCAGCGCGACCTCGTGCTGCCGTGGCGTCAGTCCGTGCGGGGCGGCGGCCCCGGTCTGCGGGGACCGCTCCCCCTGCGGCGGCTGCTTGGGTGCGGGCGCGAACAGCCCCGCGATCAGGGCGCTGTGCGGCGAGACCTGGCGGGCGTCGAGCCGCATCCTGCGCAGCACGGCGGGATCGAGGCCCTGGTGCAGCCGGTCGGCCACCGCCCGCAGCGCGACGCCCTCCTCGGAGACCAGCGAGTGCTGGCGGCGCAGGGCCTCGGCGTGCGCGAGGACCTGGGCCAGCGCCTCCCTGTGCTCCTCGTTGCCGGGCCCCACGGCGACGGTCACCATCGTCTCCAGGGCCTCGGCCGCCTCCGCGGGACCGCTGCTGCCCATCAGGAGCCTGATCGACTCACGCACGTTCACGTACGCCTCCGGGGCGCGGCCGAGCAGCCGGCGCACCCGGGCGAGCGCGTTGAGCAGGGCGGCGCGGACCACGACCGGGGACCACGGGTCGCGCCAGAAGTCGACCGCCCCGGGCTCCGGCTCGACGGGCGTGCACGGCAGTTCGGCCAGCGCCCGCAGTGCGGGGCGTTCCGCGTCCGGGTCGCCGTGTCCGGCCCGCAGGAGCGACTGTGACCGCCGGGCCAGGGCCGCGCCGTACACGTCCCCCACGGCGTCGAGTTCCTTGAGCGCGGATTCCAGCAGCGCGGCCGCGCCCGCCGTCTCGCCCCTGCGGCGCAGCAGCTCCCCGGTGTGCGCCGCCACCCGCGCCCGTACGGCGGGGAGTCCGGCGGCGGCGACGGCCGCCCGGTCGAGGGCCGCCTCTGCCCGTGGGCGCTCGTCGCGGCCGAGGGCCCAGCGGGCCACGGCCATCAGCGCCTCGGCGGCCAGCTCCCCGTCGGGGCAGGCGGCGGCGGAGGCCTCCATGGCGTCCGCCGCGTCGAGGTCGAGCCCGTGGCCGAGCAGCGGGCCCTCCAGTGCGGTCAGCATGCGCAGTACGCCCGCGTGGTCGCCGCGCGAGCAGAGATGGCCCGTGGCCTTGCGCAGGTCGGGCAGCCTGGCCTCGACGGCGGCGAGGAGCTGGCCCATGTCGCGGCCCGAGCGGAGCCCGTCCGCGAGCCCGGCGGCGAAGGCCGTGCAGTGCGCCGCGTGCCGGTCGTGGGCCCGGGCCAGCGCCTCCGGATCGCCCGCGAGGCCCTGGTGGTAGTGGGCGCGCGCCATGAGCGGCAGCCGGAACTCCGGCTCGCCGTCCGGGCCGCGCCCGCTGAGCAGCAGGCTCTGGTGGACCAGGGACTCGATACCGGCCACCGCGTCCGCCTGACCGGCGCCGGCCGCCCTGCGCACCTCCGCCAGGCCCACCGGCGCCTCGAACACGGCGAGCGTGCGCAGGAGTTCACGGTCGGCGGTGCTCAGCCCGTGCGCCGCCCAGCCGAGAGCGCTGCTGATGCCGTCGTGCCGGGCGGAGGTGTCCCGCAGCCTGCGCCGGCCGATGGGCTCGCCCTTGCCCAGCCTGTGCAGGACGGCCTGGGGGCCCTCGGTGCCGACGGCCTCCGCGGCCAGCTCGATGGCCAGCGGAATGCCGTCGAGCTCCCGGCAGAGGTCCGTCACCGCCGACTGCGCCTGGGCGCCGTCGAGTCCGGCGCGGTACCGGGGGCTCACGTGATCGGTGAAGAGCTCCTCGGCCGGTGAGCCCACGCCCGTGGGCAGCGGCTCCGTCACCAGGACGCGTTCGGCCCTTATGTCGAGGGACACCCGGCTCGTGACCAGGATCTTCAGCCGCGGGCAGGCCCTGAGCAGGGCGGAGATGTCCAGGGCCACGTGCGCGGCCACCGGGTCGCAGTTGTCGAGGACGAGCAGCGCCTGCCGGGTGCCGATCCGCTCCGCGGCGGCCCCGGCCGTCTCGGCGCCCACACTGGACCAGACCGCTCCGGCCCCGTCCGATTCGGCGAGGTCCGTCCAGAGCAGGGGCGCGCCACCGGCCCGGGTGCGCGCGATCAGCGCCGCGTGGGCCACGTGGCTCTTGCCCACTCCGGCGGGCCCGGTCAGCGTGATGAGACGCTCTTGGGGCTGGGCCAGCAGCCGGGCCAGGAGGGCCAGTTCGCCCTCCCGGCCACGGAGTCTGCCGAACCCATGGCCCATCAGGCGGTCGGTCTGCGCTTCCGCCGCCACGCCGCCACCCGGCACTGCCGGGATCACGACCTCGTACTCCCGCTCTGGTGCGAACATGTCCGCTCTCCCTCGTGTGGTTCCCCGCAACCCCAACCGGTGAGTCCGTGTCTCAGGCCCTGCTCACCGCCTCCTCACGCCCGGTCCGCCCGCCGCTCCCCGAGTCCCCGGCGTCCCCGGAGTTCCCGGAACCCGGTTCCGGGGTGTCGTCCGAGGTCTCCATGCGGTCGAGCCGCAGCGCTGCGTGCAGTCGGCGCAACGGGCCGGGCGCCCACCAGTTGGCGCCGCCGAGCAGCGTCATCAGGGCGGGCACGAGAAGCGCGCGGACGACCGTGGCGTCGAGGATGACCGCGAACGCGGTGCCCAGCCCGAGCTCCTTGACGAAGACGAGACGCGAGAGCGCGAGAGCGCCCACGGCCACGCAGAACAGCAGCGCCGCCGACGTCACGATGCGTCCGGTGCGGGCCAGGCCCTCGGCCACCGCCGTGCGGTCGTCCAGGCCGGCGGCCCGCGCCTCCTTGATCCGGCCGAGCAGGAAGACGTTGTAGTCCGTGGAGAGTCCGAAGGCGAGTGCGAAGACAAGGACCGGAGTGGTGGACTCGATGCCGCTCTGTGCCGTGAAGCCGAGGTTCCCGTCCTGGAAGACCCAGACGAGGAAGCCGAGCGCGGCCCCGGTGGACAGGGTGTTCATCAGGAGCGCCTTGAACGGCAGGACCACCGAGCCGGTGAAGGCGAAGAGCAGCAGCAGGGTCACCAGGGCGAGTACGCCGATGGCCAGCGGCAGCCGGTCACGGATGCCGTCCTTCTGCGAGAGGAAGTCGGCGGTCTGCCCGGTGAACCGTACGGGCGTGGGCGCGTCGAGCGACCTGACCTCGTCGGCGGCGTCCTTGGCGGCCGTGCCGAGCGGCTCCCCCTCCAGTACGGCGTCGATCTCCCAGTGCCCGGCGTCCAGGCGTACCGGCTTCGCGACCGCCTCGACGCCCGGCACCTCCGCGATCTCCTTCGCGTACGCGCCGAGCCGGCCGCCGTCGGAGGTGTCGGCGACGACCCGTAGCGGCGAGGTGGCGGGCTCGGCGAAGTCGTCCTGCAGAGCCGCCGAGACCTTCCCCGCGCTGATGCCGGTGGGCAGCGCCGACGCGTCCGCGCCGGTGAAGCGGATGCCGAGCACCGGTGAGGCGAGCGCGAGGAGCAGCGCGGTGGCGGCGACCGCGACGACGACGGGCCTGCGCATCACGAGCTGCGCGATCCGCCGCCAGCGCCTGACGGCGGGGTCGCCGGACCCCTCGGTCCCTTCGGTCCGCGTGACGCGCTGCCAGCGCCGCGGGGCGAGGGAGTTGACGCGATCGCCGAGCAGCGCGAGCACGGCGGGCAGGGCGAGGAGCGCGAAGAGCACCGCCGCGAGCGACGTGATCACGCCCGCCATGCCCATGGACTGGAGGTACGGCTGGGGGAAGACGAGCAGCGCGGCGAGCGCGGCGGCCACGGTGAGACCGCTGAACAGCACGGTGCGTCCCGCGGTCTCCATGGTGCGGCGCAGCGCGAGCGCCCCGGCGCCGTGCTGCGCGAGCTCGTCGCGGTAGCGGGAGACGATCAGCAGGCCGAAGTCGACGGCGAGCCCGAGCGCGAGCGCGAAGGCCAGGTTGAGCGCACCGGTGGAGACGTTGTCGAAGAGGGTGACCAGGCGCAGCCCCGCCATGGTGAGCAGCAGCGTGAGGATCGCGCCCATGACCGGAAGGAGCGCCGCGACCAGGCCGCGGAAGACGAGGAAGAGCAGGACGAGCACGACCGGCAGGGCGATGCCCTCGGCCATCGAGAGGTCCTTGGTGGTGACCTCGCCGACCTGCACCATGCCGATGGTCGGCCCGCCCAGGTGGGCGTGGCCGCGCAGCGCGGGGTCGGCGTCGATCGCCTCCCGCAACGCCTTCTCGGCGTCCTTGGTCTCCTTGTCCTTCATCGGCCCGACCGCGCCGACGAGGACGGTGGAGCGTGCGTCCCTGGAGATCAGGGCCGGGTCCCCGGCCGACTTGTAGTCGATGACCCGCTTCACCTCGGGCCGGTCCTTGAGGAGGGCGATGCCCGCCGTCACTGCCTTCGGCCGCGGTCCGCCGGGCTCGATGGCCTCGTCCGTGCGGATCAGGAGCGCGTATCCCTGCTGGGGGTCGATGCCGGTGGCGTCCTGGATGACCTTGCGGGCCACGGTGTGCGACCCGGTCGGGTCGTCGTAGTCGGCGAGGCCGTTGGTCACCTTGCTCTGCAGGGTGCCGCCGAAGAGGGCGGCGAGCACGGCGAGGCCGATGACCAGGTACAGGGTCAGCCTCCGCTTCGCGTGGAGGGCGGAGCCCAGGGCAGAGAACATGCGTGATCACCTTCGGAGTTCGGGAGTACGGGGGCGGAGGCCGGCGCCGGGGGGTGGTTCCGGCCTCCGCCGGTAGGGTGCGCCGCCGCTCGGGCGGCGCGGATCAGGCGGCCACGGGCTCCACGAAGCTCAGCGCGTTGTAGATGGTCCGCCGCGGGTCGGTGATCGCCCTGCGGCCGTGCATCACCCGGGTGTTGTCGATGACCGCGACGTCACCGTCGGCCCACTCCAGGTTCTCGGTGAGCGCGCCGGTGGTCTCGGTGACGGCGGCGAGCAGCTCCTCGGGGAGCTCATGGCCGTCCGCGAAGGTGATGCGCGGCTTCTCGTAGTTGAAGGACGGGCCGAGGATGCTGTTGGCGAAGGAGATCCGCTCGCCGAACAGCGTCGGTCCGGCCGCCGGCGTGCGGAACGAGTAGCGCACCCCGCCGTCCGCCTCGGGCGTCACCTCGGTGCCGGGCAGCGTCGCGGCGAGGCCGACGAGTTCGTCCACGGAGATCTCCTCGGCGTGCCTGCCCGTGAGGTGGTGGGCCATGGCGCGCCACTGGGGCTCGGCGACGTGCCTGCTGTAGACGATGTCCTGGCCGAGGAACGCCGTGCGTACGGGCTCTTCGAGCTTCTCCCACACCCGGTAGCCGTCGCAGACCGTGGTCTGGGAGCCGGACGTGGCCGCCTTCTCGCAGAAGAACCAGGCGAGGTGGGAGCGGAAGGGGCTGTTGCCGTTCTCCGTGTGCAGGCCGACCTCGTCGAGGCCCGCGTCGACCTTCTGCGCGACCTCCGAGTAGAAGTCGCGGGCCGGGTCGAGGGTGGTGGAGGTGGAGGTGCGCTGCACCAGGCAGGTGAACGAGGCCATGTCGGCGCCGAAGCCGCGCAGCAGCAGGAAGCCCGCCTCGGCCAGCAGGTCGAGCAGTTCCTTGGGCTCGACGCCGGACAGGGCGCCCGGCTCGGCGGGCGTCACGAGCAGGCCGCCGCCGGTGCCGTACGGGGTGGTGGTCAGGGCCGTGCTCATGCGGTGATCTCCTCGGGTGCGGTGCGGGTCAGCAGGTCTCGGACGGCGTCCCTGCGGGGGCGTCCGGTCACGGTGAAGAAGGTGGTGTACTCCGGGTCGTCCTCGGCCATGAGGCGTACGGAGGTGGCCCGTTCGATGGCGGAGAGGCGGCCGGTGCCGAACTCCTCGATCTGGCGGCGGGCCTCCGCGCGGTCCGTGCCGGCGCCGATCACGAAGAGGCCGCGTACCTCGTCCAGGCCGTCCGCGACGATGGCCGCCTCGCGCACGAAGCCGAGTTCGCGGTAGCGGGCCTCGACCCACTCGGGGGACAGATTGCGTCCCGCGGCCGTGATGACCAGGCTCTTCTTGCGGCCGGTGATCCGGATGTAGCCGTCGTCGTCGATGGTGGCGAGGTCGCCGGTGTGCAGCCACCCCTGCTCGTCGACGACCACGCTGGAGGGGTCCTCCTGGGTGTATCCGGCGAACAACGACGTGCTCTGGATGAGCAGTTCACCGTCCTGCGCCAGCCGCGCCCGTACGTGGTCGAGCGGCCGGCCCACCGTGCCGAACCGGAACTGCCCGGGGAAGTTCCAGGCCACGACCGAGCTGTTCTCGCTCAGCCCGTACCCCTCGTACAGGGGGATCCCGAACGCTTCGAGGCGCTTGAGCACGTCGATCGAGACGGGCGCGCCGCCGCAGGCGATGAAGACGGGGCCGGTGTGGCCGAAGAGCCGGAGCCTGCGCCGGGCCAGGTCCTCCGTGGGGTTCTGTTCGCACAGGGCGAGCAGCAGGCCCGCGACGGTGGGCGGTACGACCATGGCGGTGGGCTGCGCCTGGCGGAGCAGCGACAGCATCCGCGGGCCCGCGTCGGCGACCGTGCCGATCAGGGCGGTGCCCGGCGGCAGGAAGGTGACGCTGCCGCCGTTCAGGAAGGGCATGTAGAGGCCGGCGACCTGTTCGATGAGCAGGCTCAGCGGCACCACGGAGAGATAGCGGGCGAAGACCGCGTCGTCGACCCGGCCGCCGAGCGAGGCGAGCAGTGCCTCGACTCCGTGCAGCCTGACCTGCACGCCCTTGGGCGCGGAGGTCGTGCCCGAGGTGTGCACCACCTTGATGACGGTGTCCCCGGCCGCTTCCGCCTCCGCGATCTCCTCGGCGAGCGGAGGGAGTTGGGCGCTCGCGGCGGCCTCGATGAGCCCCGGCAGGTCGATCGTGACGACCGCGCAGTCCGCGGGCAGTACCCGGGCGCCCGCGGCGGCGGCCTGCTCCAGCCACTGCCCGCCCCGCGCGTCGACCAGGCAGACGTCGGCGCCGGCCAGCAGCGAGGCGGCCTGTTCGGAGGTGAAGGCCATGGGGACCGGGATCTCCACGGCCCGCGCGAACAGGGCGGCGAGGTCGGCGACGACCCACTGCGCTGAGTTGTCGGCGAGCAGCCCCACCCGTACGGGGCGGCCGAGCGCCTCCGCGCGGCGGCGCAGGTCGGCGGCGAACACCCGCGCGGCGCCGATGAGTTCACGGTAGGTGTGGCGGATGCCGGGCCCTCCGGTGGAGGAGAGGACCTCGACCATGGCCGCGTCGCTCTCGGCGCGCTTCAGGAACCCGGCCGCCAGGGATGCGGTGTCCGGCATGACATCAGGCAGCACGGGTCAGCTCCGTTCGGTTCCGGGAGAGCAGGCGGATGTCGACGGAGTCGAGTGCGTAGCGTTCGACCCCCGTGACCAGCTGCTGGGAGTGCTCGGCCAGGCGGCCCCAGCGGACCGCGGGCCGCTGGTCGTAGAAGGTTCCCCAGCGGGCCAGTTCCTCGGCGCCCAGGCGGGTGCCGTCGGCGTCGCACAGCCGGTGGGTGATGAGGCCGAGGCGCTTCGCGAGCGCCGCGGACCGGTTGGTCATCGTCATGGCGGCGTACGACCGGCCCAGACAGGCCTGGATCAGCGGAAGCGCGCGGTAGATCTCCGCGCCCGCCAGGTTCGCGACCGAGGCGACGCTGCCGAGCTGGACGATCTGGTGCCGCCGCACGTCCTGTCCCGCCGCCTCGCGCAGCGCGTCCTCGAGTGGTTCGTCCAGGTACCGCTCCAGGAAGACCGGTCCGTTCTCCGGGAAGGAGATCCCGATGCAGGCCTCCACCTCGTCGGGGCCGCCGTCCTGCCGTCCTACGTACGCGATGAACTGATCCGGATCCGGGGTCACCTGGGCCCCGAAACTCGTCCCGAACACCTTGCTGACCAGCGATGCGGATTCCAGCCAGACCGGCGTCCCCCGCCGGGCGATCACTATCTTCACGTTCCGTGTTCCTTTCGAGAATGGATTACTCGGCCGGTACGGCACCGAACTCACGCAGCACCACGGCGAGTTCTTCCAGCAAGGCGCTTTCCTGGGAGCGGACGAAGAAGTGTCCGCCCGGCATCGTGCGCAGCTCGGCCCCCCTGCTTCCGTGCTCCGACCAGGCGGCCATCTTGTGGACCGGTACCAGCCGGTCCTGCTCCCCCACGAACAGGCGCAGAGGCACCCGCAGCGGTTCGATCTCGTTCTCTTTCACCACCCCCGAGCAGAGCTTGAGATCGTCCCGGACCAGTGGCATGAACCGCTGACGGAATCTGCGCCGGGCGGCCAGCTCGGGCGGAATTCCGCCCAGTCCGGCCAGGCTCGTGGCCAGTTCCTCGTCGTCCGCCGCCGGGTCCAGGATCCGGTTGGGCGGTATGTGGGGTGCGCGGTGGGAGCTGAGGACGAGCGCCCGCGGCAGTGCGGCACCCCGCCGCTGTCTGCGCAGGGTCAGTGCGTGGGCGATGAACGCCCCCATGCTGTGTCCGTAGAGCAGGTGGGGGCGCGACAACGCGTCGTCCAGCTGCTCGTCCATCTCCTCCACCAGCGCGTCCAGGTCGGTGAACCGCGTCTCGTGGGCGCGCTCCTCACGGCCCGGCGGCTGCACCGGCCGCACCTGGACTCCCGCGCCGCGCACATCGAGCTCCCGCTGCCACCGTGCGTAGGAGGACGCGCCGCCGCCCGCACAGGGCAGGCAGAACAGAGTCGGCCCCGCGGCGGCGGCGGTGCGTGCCGGCTGCGGCAGATACGGCGTCTCGGTGACCCTCATGGACACCGAAGATTCCATTCGGGCAGGGGCTGGAAACAGTGGGTGCGTACCGGCGTTCGGGGTGGGTTTCTCTGCCCCGGGATGTGACCACGTCACACCCGTGAAGAAATCACAACGCCGGAATCGAATCCTCCAGAAGACCGCCTGCCATTCGGCGGAGCAAAGGTGAAGGGAAGTTTCCGATTACCGCGGTGCCGCTGGGGCCGGCGGGGGGTGAAATACGAAGGTGACGCATGGGAAAGTCTCACCCCCCACTGATGAGCCCTTCACTTTCTGCGGGCGCTTCCCCGTATGAGGATCCTGTCAACGGAGAACGCCTCCCCAGACCGAAAAGGAACGTGCTGATGATCGAGATCATTGCCGGCGCACTCACGCTCCCCACCACCGCGGACAGCCACACCTCCGCGCGTCCCGCACTCGTCGTGGACCACCTCGACGCGGGCGCCGACGACTCGGTGGCGCTGTTCACCTTCTGCACCCTCATGCCCGGCACGAGCACGGTCAACGAGCTCTCCCACGCATGACGGTCACGGGGGAAGAGACCGCGTTCGTAGAGTTCAAGAGCCACCTGCGCTGCGCGGTCGTCCCCGGAGAAGCGGCCTATCTGGTATCGCACTCCGGGATCACGGCCCTGCGCGGGGCGCAGGCGGAGGCGCTGGCCCCGCTGCTCGACGGGACCCGCACCCCGGCCGCCATCGCCCGCGCCGCCGCTTCCTCCCTGACCTCCGAGGAGGTCGGCGACGCGCTGCGGGTCCTCGCCGACGCCGGGCTGCTCCGCTTCCAGCGGCAGCCCGGCAGATCCCCGGCCGACCGGGCCGCGGAGGCCTACTGGGACCTCGCGGGCCTCGACGGTGCCCGTGCCACCGAGGAGGCGGCACGGGCGGCCGTGCGGATCGTGGTGCTCGCCGGGAGCGCGGACCCGGCGGCCGAGGTCCCGGTCCGCGAGGCCTGTGCGGCCTCGGGCCTGCGGATCACGGAATCGGCGGATGAGGCCTGCCTCAGCCTCGTCCTGTGCGACGACTACCTCTCTCCCGGCCTGCGCGAGGTGGACGCCGAGCACCGGGCTACGGGGCGCCCCTGGCTCCTCGTACGCCTGGGCGGTCCCGAGCCGTGGTTCGGGCCGGTGTTCCGCCCGGACGACGGGCCCTGCTGGTCGTGTCTGGCGACCCGGCTGCGCGGCCACCGCACCACCGAACTGCCCCTGCAGCGCGCGCTGCGCCTGGACCACCCGGTGGCCAGACCGGCCGCGGACCTGCCCACCGGGCGGGCGCTGGCCGTACAGGCCGCGGTCCTGGAGGCGGTCAAGTGGGCCAGCGGCCTTCGCAGTCCGGAACAGAGCACCGTACGCACCCTGAACACCCTCACGCTGCAGACCGCCACCCACCCGGTTTCCCGCCTCCCGCAGTGCGCGGAGTGCGGCGACCCGGCGCTCATGAGCGAGCGCGGCTGGCGGCCCACGGAACCGCGCAGCCGCCCGAAGTCGGCGGACGGCACGGGCGGCGGCCACCGCGCACTCGGCACCGCGCGGATGCTGCAGCGCTACGGCCACCTGGTCGGCCCGGTCACGGGCGTGGTGAAGGAGATCCGCCGGGCTCCCGGCTCCCCCGACTTCACCCAGGCCTATGTGTCGGGCCAGAACCTCGCCATGGAGGCCAGCACCCTGTCCGGACTGCGCGCCGGGCTCCGTTCGCTCAGCGGCGGCAAGGGCCTGACC
This Streptomyces sp. NBC_01283 DNA region includes the following protein-coding sequences:
- a CDS encoding MMPL family transporter gives rise to the protein MFSALGSALHAKRRLTLYLVIGLAVLAALFGGTLQSKVTNGLADYDDPTGSHTVARKVIQDATGIDPQQGYALLIRTDEAIEPGGPRPKAVTAGIALLKDRPEVKRVIDYKSAGDPALISRDARSTVLVGAVGPMKDKETKDAEKALREAIDADPALRGHAHLGGPTIGMVQVGEVTTKDLSMAEGIALPVVLVLLFLVFRGLVAALLPVMGAILTLLLTMAGLRLVTLFDNVSTGALNLAFALALGLAVDFGLLIVSRYRDELAQHGAGALALRRTMETAGRTVLFSGLTVAAALAALLVFPQPYLQSMGMAGVITSLAAVLFALLALPAVLALLGDRVNSLAPRRWQRVTRTEGTEGSGDPAVRRWRRIAQLVMRRPVVVAVAATALLLALASPVLGIRFTGADASALPTGISAGKVSAALQDDFAEPATSPLRVVADTSDGGRLGAYAKEIAEVPGVEAVAKPVRLDAGHWEIDAVLEGEPLGTAAKDAADEVRSLDAPTPVRFTGQTADFLSQKDGIRDRLPLAIGVLALVTLLLLFAFTGSVVLPFKALLMNTLSTGAALGFLVWVFQDGNLGFTAQSGIESTTPVLVFALAFGLSTDYNVFLLGRIKEARAAGLDDRTAVAEGLARTGRIVTSAALLFCVAVGALALSRLVFVKELGLGTAFAVILDATVVRALLVPALMTLLGGANWWAPGPLRRLHAALRLDRMETSDDTPEPGSGNSGDAGDSGSGGRTGREEAVSRA
- a CDS encoding 4'-phosphopantetheinyl transferase superfamily protein, which codes for MRAGAGRAGVHIWAGRVPDAVAERDVALLDERETRRFERFRDEVTRARYAGARAAVRRTVAGWLDVEPSGVVWGVARCPGCGSDRHGPPYVRLPRTEWRTSVSRSGEWWMLALSYGVPVGVDLERRSAPEAPAVARRALTPEERVHVAAAREGVERDEALMRCWVRKEAVAKAWGVGLGTDLAAVAVRPWQDSAVVERAAGSGGAAGGGPERWAVRDVRVGAVGVDCLAALARPAADTAPVVVHRSDAARAAAVRA
- a CDS encoding FAD-dependent oxidoreductase is translated as MTRPKAVVIGAGIGGLTTALALHRRGWDITVLERAPTLAPIGAALTLAPNAQRALAALDLGDEITALAAWQGDGLMCDPRGRTLTRTNSSAVAARFGGPLVVLRRSDLVDLIVERLPEGVLHTGEAAYLADAGSADRTAHVSTPRGVYEADLVVAADGVHSKTRGILFPAHPGPAYGGWTVWRILAPMPGPGFVPHESWGGGLVWGSLVRDPDSVFIYACAATEAGGRSPDGEKAELLRRFGDWHDPIPALIDSVGEDEILRHDVHHMDVPLDSFHRGRTALLGDAAHAMVPTLGQGANMAIEDAVVLAHHALPGGNPLPALAAYDRDRRPRTTAMVRRAERILKLTSLRSRAAVSMRDAVFRAASKAIPGLLLRGFDGIADWHPPTARIPVAERHPL
- a CDS encoding LuxR C-terminal-related transcriptional regulator, which codes for MFAPEREYEVVIPAVPGGGVAAEAQTDRLMGHGFGRLRGREGELALLARLLAQPQERLITLTGPAGVGKSHVAHAALIARTRAGGAPLLWTDLAESDGAGAVWSSVGAETAGAAAERIGTRQALLVLDNCDPVAAHVALDISALLRACPRLKILVTSRVSLDIRAERVLVTEPLPTGVGSPAEELFTDHVSPRYRAGLDGAQAQSAVTDLCRELDGIPLAIELAAEAVGTEGPQAVLHRLGKGEPIGRRRLRDTSARHDGISSALGWAAHGLSTADRELLRTLAVFEAPVGLAEVRRAAGAGQADAVAGIESLVHQSLLLSGRGPDGEPEFRLPLMARAHYHQGLAGDPEALARAHDRHAAHCTAFAAGLADGLRSGRDMGQLLAAVEARLPDLRKATGHLCSRGDHAGVLRMLTALEGPLLGHGLDLDAADAMEASAAACPDGELAAEALMAVARWALGRDERPRAEAALDRAAVAAAGLPAVRARVAAHTGELLRRRGETAGAAALLESALKELDAVGDVYGAALARRSQSLLRAGHGDPDAERPALRALAELPCTPVEPEPGAVDFWRDPWSPVVVRAALLNALARVRRLLGRAPEAYVNVRESIRLLMGSSGPAEAAEALETMVTVAVGPGNEEHREALAQVLAHAEALRRQHSLVSEEGVALRAVADRLHQGLDPAVLRRMRLDARQVSPHSALIAGLFAPAPKQPPQGERSPQTGAAAPHGLTPRQHEVALLVAEGMTNRQIGRQLGISEWTVTNHLRVVMQKLECGSRVHVVRAIQQVG